The following coding sequences are from one Fundulus heteroclitus isolate FHET01 unplaced genomic scaffold, MU-UCD_Fhet_4.1 scaffold_62, whole genome shotgun sequence window:
- the LOC105922123 gene encoding atrial natriuretic peptide receptor 1, with product MKKPRLWFLLWVCVLRVPPGFCWHDLDNSEYDCWPLDQPNEYNMIDCGGMEMAWVVRPPELVKTGEMFTVTYSVTARDSFYQWAVQNGVFTQSSITDAASARWFCEHQDCPASWTEADGENCCIHHANIHSCPMGYMTESICGPWIPDDGKIFTHTISTTGKMSQTNWTSKVVLFHPGLTSLIAHIRVGTMQAALEAKSTVVPAVVCGDKICEEGEYCSTCPADCGECPMSPATKVAIGLPLSLLCLSFVLTAVWLRYQKEKLLWDESWIIDFSTIKQDQETHMTMGSMMSAPEGHRDSNVSCVTAFSSCNAQPANWKGPFTCTGIYDGRTVAIKKIQTKSFSLSKTIREEVKQVRELDHPNLSKFIGGCIEVPNVAILTEYCPKGSLHDVLLNEEIPLNWGFRFSFATDIARGMSYLHQQKICHGRLKSLNCVLDDRWVCKITDYGLRTYRRGDGTEPLSSYQQRLLEVYMPPEFQTSNVEPTLAGDVFSYSIILLEIATRSDPVPPEDSNLECAWCPPLPELISSKGDNTCPCPADYAELIRRCRSNNPLHRPTFDQVKKFVHRINPIKVSPVDMMMNLMEKYSKHLEVLVAERTQDLMLEKQKTDRLLYSMLPKQVADDLRLGKPLQAQSYVSATVFFSDIVGFTQLSSSSTPYQVVDFLNKLYTTFDDIIDNYDVYKVETIGDAYMVVSGVPQENGILHAAEIASMALDLVGVCRTFRIPHKPNTQLQIRAGIHSGPVVAGVVGTKMPRYCLFGDTVNTASRMESNSLALKIQSSSSTFYLLEEIGGYVLECRGTLQVKGKGDMVTYWLEGKKTSGGSKDVGNDTRAAKQHNLEAEKEKDLYSSVPGFISDDLLMDPA from the exons atgaagaAGCCCAGGCTGTGGTTTCTGCTGTGG GTTTGTGTTTTGCGAGTCCCTCCTGGGTTCTGTTGGCACGACCTGGACAACAGCGAGTACGACTGCTGGCCTCTGGACCAACCAAACGAATACAACATGATCGACTGTGGAG GTATGGAGATGGCCTGGGTGGTGCGTCCTCCAGAGCTGGTGAAAACCGGCGAGATGTTCACCGTCACATACTCCGTCACGGCCCGGGACTCCTTCTACCAGTGGGCGGTCCAAAATGGCGTCTTCACACAGAG CTCAATAACAGATGCTGCTTCTGCTCGATGGTTCTGTGAACATCAAGACTGTCCAGCAAGTTGGACAGAAGCTGATGGAGAAAACTGCTGCATCCATCATGCTAACATCCACTCCTGTCCAATGGGATACATG ACAGAGAGCATCTGTGGCCCCTGGATTCCAGATGATGGAAAAATCTTCACCCACACCATCTCCACGACGGGTAAGATGTCCCAGACCAACTGGACTTCCAAG GTGGTTCTGTTCCATCCAGGCTTAACCTCGCTTATTGCTCACATCAGAGTTGGTACCATGCAGGCTGCACTGGAGGCAAAGAGCACTGTTGTGCCAGCTGTAG TTTGTGGTGATAAAATCTGTGAGGAGGGGGAGTATTGTTCCACATGTCCAGCTGACTGTGGAGAATGTCCCATGAGTCCCGCCACCAAGGTGGCCATCGGCCTGCCGCTCAGCCTGCTCTGCCTTTCCTTCGTACTGACCGCCGTG TGGCTGAGATATCAGAAGGAAAAGCTGCTGTGGGACGAGAGCTGGATCATTGACTTCTCAACAATTAAACAAG ATCAGGAAACTCATATGACCATGGGCAGCATGATGAGCGCACCAGAGGGACACAGGGACAGCAACGTGAGCTGTGTGACTGCATTCAGCTCCTGTAATGCCCAACCAGCAAATTGGAAGGGACCGTTCACCTGCACCGGGATATA TGATGGCAGAACGGTGGCGATCAAAAAGATCCAAACAAAGTCGTTCTCTCTGTCCAAGACCATCAGGGAGGAAGTCAAACAAGTCAG GGAGCTTGATCATCCAAACTTGAGCAAGTTCATTGGCGGATGCATTGAAGTTCCAAATGTTGCCATATTAACAGAGTACTGCCCAAAGGGAAGTCTTCATGATGTCCTGCTGAACGAGGAGATCCCCCTCAACTGGGGCTTCAG GTTTTCCTTCGCCACAGACATTGCCAGAGGGATGTCGTATCTccatcagcagaagatctgtCACGGCCGCCTCAAGTCTCTGAACTGTGTGTTAGACGACCGCTGGGTGTGCAAAATAACAG ACTATGGGTTGAGGACATACCGGAGGGGAGATGGGACGGAGCCCTTGTCCTCCTATCAGCAGAGGCTCCTGGAGGTCTATATGCCACCTGAGTTTCAGACCTCCAACGTGGAGCCGACACTTGCTGGAGACGTATTCAG CTATTCCATCATTCTCCTAGAAATAGCCACTCGCAGCGACCCTGTCCCA CCAGAAGACTCTAACCTGGAGTGTGCGTGGTGTCCTCCTCTACCTGAGCTGATCTCCAGTAAAGGCGACAACACCTGCCCCTGTCCTGCAGACTATGCAGAG CTGATCCGCCGATGCCGCTCTAACAACCCCCTCCACCGACCCACATTTGACCAAGTCAAGAAGTTTGTTCACCGCATCAACCCCATCAAAGTCAGCCCAGTGGACATGATGATGAACCTG ATGGAGAAGTACAGTAAACACCTGGAAGTCCTTGTGGCCGAGAGAACTCAGGATTTGATGCTTGAGAAGCAGAAAACCGACAGGCTGCTGTACA GTATGCTTCCTAAACAGGTAGCTGATGATCTACGTCTGGGGAAACCATTACAGGCCCAGAGCTACGTCAGCGCCACTGTCTTCTTCAG TGACATTGTTGGGTTCACTCAGCTGTCCAGTAGCAGCACTCCTTATCAGGTAGTCGACTTCCTCAACAAGCTGTACACAACGTTTGACGACATCATCGACAACTATGACGTCTACAAGGTGGAAACCATTGGAGACGCCT ACATGGTGGTGTCGGGCGTTCCTCAGGAGAACGGGATCCTGCATGCCGCGGAGATTGCCAGCATGGCTCTGGACCTGGTTGGTGTCTGTCGCACCTTCAGGATCCCCCATAAACCCAACACCCAACTACAGATACGAGCGGGAATTCACTCAG GTCCGGTGGTGGCTGGAGTTGTGGGGACCAAGATGCCTCGGTACTGTCTGTTTGGAGATACGGTGAACACAGCTTCCAGGATGGAGTCCAATAGCCTGG CTCTGAAGATCCAGAGCAGCTCCAGCACCTTTTACCTGCTGGAGGAGATTGGTGGCTACGTGTTGGAGTGCAGAGGAACCCTCCAGGTCAAG GGGAAAGGTGACATGGTGACGTACTGGCTGGAGGGCAAGAAGACGTCTGGAGGGTCCAAGGACGTGGGAAACGACACCAGAGCAGCCAAACAACACAACCTAGAAGCAGAGAAGGAGAAGGACCTGTACTCGTCCGTTCCCGGGTTCATCAGCGACGACCTTCTCATGGATCCAGCCTGA